The stretch of DNA TTCGTGGTTGATGCCTAGGCAATGCAAAATGGTGGCATTGAGATCGTGGATGTGCACGGGATTTTCGACGACGTTGTAGCTGAAATCGTCGGTTTCGCCGTAAACGATGCCCGGTTTGACACCGCCGCCGGCCATCCAGACTGTGAAGCAGCGGGGATGATGGTCGCGGCCGTAATTGGTTTTGGTCAACGTGCCTTGGCAATAGACCGTGCGGCCGAATTCGCCGCCCCAGATGACCAACGTATCATCCAGCATGCCGCGTTGTTTGAGGTCTTTGAGCAGAGCGGCGCTGCCTTGGTCGACATCGCCGCATTGTGAACGAATATCTTTGGGAAGATTGCCATGTTGGTCCCAACCTCGAATGAAGACTTGCACGAAGCGGACATTGCGTTCCGCGAGTCGACGAGCCAATAAACAGTTGGCAGCAAATGTGCCCGGTTTGTGGACATCGGGACCGTACATGTCGAGCGTGGCCTGGGTTTCGCCGGAGATGTCGGTCAATTCGGGAACCGACGTCTGCATCTTGTAGGCCATTTCGTATTGCGCGATGCGGGCGTTGATTTCCGGATCGCCGACAGCGGCAAATTGTTGTTCGTTCAACTTGGCGAGCGTGTCGAGCATGTTCCGACGCACATCCGGTGAGACGCCGGGAGGGTTGGACAAATACAAAACGGGATCGCCTTGCGAACGCAGGCTCACCCCTTGAAAGCGCGAAGGCAACCAACCCGCGCCCCACAATCGGGCATACAGGGCTTGCGCATCGCGTTTCGCACTCCAGGAGGAATGTAGTACGACGAAGCTGGGCAGATTCCTTGATGACTCACCCAAGCCATAGGAGAGCCACGCGCCCATACTGGGGCGTCCGGGAAGTTGCGCGCCGGTTTGAATGTAGGTGATCGCCGGGTCGTGGTTGATGGCTTCGGTGTTGACGGTCTTGATGATCGCCATGTCGTCGACCATTTTTGCGGTGTGCGGCAACAGTTCGCTGACCCACGCGCCCGATTGGCCATGTTGTTTGAAATTGAACATCGTTGGAGCGATGGGCAATCGTTTTTGGCCCGAGGTCATGGTGGTGATCCGCTGACCTTTGCGGACCGAATCGGGAAGATCCTTGTCGAACATCTCAGCCATGTTGGGCTTGTAGTCGTACATGTCCAATTGCGAGGGAGCGCCCGACATGAACAAGTAGATGACCCGTTTGGCCTTAGCATGAAAATGCGGTTGGCCGAGTATGCCATGGTCGGCTGTCTCGGTGGCCGATGTCGGAGCAGCGAACAGCTCCGGATTTAACGTCGACGCCAAGGCGGCTGTCCCAATTCCCGTAGCGGTCCGTCCGAAAAAATGCCGGCGGGTTTGTAACAGATGCGGATCGAATAGGTTGTTCATGTTTTATCCCGATGCGTCAGGTTCACGGGCAGCGCCGGTGAAGGAGGTGTCTGTGTATTAGCGCTGGTCGTTCATATGAGTTTTCACCACGGAGGCACGGAGGACACGGAGAAAATTAGGCTGTAGGCTGTAGGCTGTAGGAATTGACGTTCGCTGATCAGGTCCTTGACTAAAGTCTACAGACTAAAGCCTACGGCCTCTTTCTGTCTCCGTGTCCTCCGTGCCTCCGTGGTGAACTATTATCGCTACCCTTTAGTCAGTGTTTCGTTGAGGTTCAGGATCGTGTTGGCGATGATTGTCCAGGCGGCGAGTTCGGCGGGGTTGAGTTGGGTGTTCCGCGGTGCTTCGCCGACTGAGAGGAGTTTTTCCGCCGCTTCACGGTCTTGCTGATACGTGGCCAATTGCTCTTTCAAGAGATCCATGAAAAGTTGGGCTTCGTTCTTGTTGGGGTGCCGTGCGGTGGCGGCGCGGAAGGCGAATTCGATGCGCGACTTGGCGTCTGTTCCCCCTTCGGTCATGATCCGCTCGGCGAATTTCCGGGCCGCTTCGACGTATTGTTCGTCGTTGAGCAGCACCAGCGCTTGTAGCGGTGTATTGGTTCGCGCGCGGCGGACGGTGCATGATTCTCGCGACGGGGCATCGAAGGTGATCATCGATGGTGGGGGAGCTGTTCGTTTCCAAAAGATGTACAGGCTCCGGCGATACAGTTTGTCGCCGTTGTCGCGGACGAAGTTCACCGTGTTGCTTCCCGAATAGCCGACGGCTTTCCAGATGCCGGCCGGTTGATAGGGGCGGACGCTTTTGCCGCCGATTTTTTCGACGATCGTGCCGCTCAGGAATAACGCATTGTCACGCAGCATTTCGGCGTCGAGGCGGAATCGTGGTCCGCGGGCCAACAGTCGGTTTTGCGGATCGTGGGCGTGCGACTCGGGCGTGATGTTTGATGATTGGCGGTACGTGCCGGACATCACAATCAACTTCTGCATCCGTTTGACATCCCAACCGGTCCCGATGAACTCGGTGGCGAGCCAATCGAGCAGTCGTGGATGGGAGGGCCATTCGCCTTGCGAGCCGAAGTCTTCGGCCGTCTTGACGATGCCGGTGCCGAAGAAATGTTGCCAGTAGCGATTAACAGTGACCCGCGCGGTGAGCGGATGCTCGGGAGCGACCAGCCATTGCGCCAAGGCCAGCCGATTTTTGGGGGCGTTTTCCGGCAGTGGCGGCATTGAGGCGGGGACACCCATCTCGACTTTTTCGCCCGGTTTGGTGTATTCGCCTCGTTCGAGAACAAAACAATCCCGCGGCTCTTCACGGTCTTTCATGATCATGGTGGCGGGAATGGCATCGACGAGCGTTTTACGTTCTTGATTCAACTTTGCCAGTTCGTCGCTCAATTGTTGCCACTCGGGCGAGGAGTTGCGGCGGAAGTAGTCGCGCAGTTGTTTCTTTTCATCATCGCTGCGATTCTCGTCGGACTTCGCCAGAATGGGCGTAATTTGTAAGACCTCGGAGTTCGAATTTTCGATCGTCTTATCGAAGTAGAATTCGTGCCGGGAACCGTAGTTGACGACTTTAAGCAGGATTTCGTTTTTGCCTTGTTGTAGGTCGACCGTCACACGTTCTTGGTCGGGAGCGACCGTGCGTTGGACGTCTTTGGCCAAGACTTCCTGTCCGTTGACCCACATCTTGATCCCATCGTCGCTGCCGAGCCGGAAGGTCGCGCGGCGGGGCGAAGGGGCATCGATTGTGCGGTACAGATAGGTCGCGCAGTTGGTCCCGTCGAGCCGGTGGGATTTCCCGTCTTTGAATTTGGGGCGGCTGGCCCAGGCGATTTTGTCGTCGTTGTATTTCGCCGTCAGGTCGACTGCGGATTCGGGGGCATAAGCCGTTTCGAAGGCTGCTTTGCCGCTTTCGGCTTCAAAGGGACCGGCCAAATGCCAGTCCGCGACCTTGGCGGGCAGTACCGCGCCATCATCGGTGATGGAGAGACGGAAGCGTCCGATGGCATGGTTGTCCCACTTCGACTGTTGCTTCAATTTGATTTTGAGAATCGTGCCTCCTGTGAAGCCGAACGGTTCCGTTGGCAGGAAAAAGGCGGTACGGTCTTCGTGCCGTTTGCCGCCATCGACCGCCCAGCCATTGTCGTCGCCGAAGTCGCCATCGATTGCCTTGGCAATGAAATATTTGCCGTCGGCCTGTGAAAAGTCAGCGAGAGCCTTGGCGAATTTAATCGGTTGGAATTTTTCCGGATCGCTGACCGGCGCGATCTCAGCTTCGAATTCGGTGAGCAGAAAGTTTCCGTTGCCGGCGCGTCCGGGACCGTTGTCGGCCAAACTTTCGTGCGTCAAAGCTTCTAGACGCATGGCGGTGATCCCTGGCATCTCGATTTGCGTGATGATTTCGTAGTCATCTTTAGCGGGATTCTCGCCGCTGGCTAATACGGATGAGTCCTCTAATGAGCTCAGTGTTGAGCCGCCTGATGAGGTGAATTGTTGTGGGTTTAACATCTGCCAACGGTCGCGGAGTTGTTCGCTCCACTCGGTTTCCCAGACGGTTTGAGCGGCATCGACTTCAGGCAGCGGACCGTCGACCAAGGCTTTTTTCTGAGCGATCGCCGCATCCAATTCCGTTTGCCGCGCCATTTGATCTGGTGTGGGGACCTTCATAACCGGCGGTGGCAACAGGGCGTTGCCATCCATCGGGTTTTCGTCGATGTTGTTGTAATAAGCGAAGAGTTGATAGAACTCTTTTTGCGTGAATGGATCGAATTTGTGGTCGTGACAAACCGCGCAGCCCAGCGTCATGCCCATCCAGACTGTTGAAAGTGTTTCCACACGATCCACGGCGTAGCGAACGCGGTATTCCTCGGCAATCGATCCCCCTTCGCTGGTCGTGACGTTGCAGCGATTGAAACCGGTGGCGATTTTTTGCGACATCGTTGCTTCGGGAAGCAAATCGCCAGCGAGTTGCTCAACCGTGAATTGGTCAAACGGCATGTTGTCGTTGAACGCGTTGATGACCCAATCGCGATAGGGCCACAGCGAACGTTCGTTGTCGAGATGCAAACCGTGGGTATCGCCATACCGCGCCGCATCGAGCCAAAATCGGCCTAAGTGTTCACCATACCGCGGCGACGCCAATAACCGGTCGACGACTTTCTCGTAAGCATCGGGAGCGTCATCAGCGAGAAAAGCATCGACCTCGGCAATCGTGGGCGGTAACCCAGTCAGGTCGAAGGTGACGCGGCGGATCAGCGTCTCTTTAGCGGCTTCGGGAGCGGGGGTGAGTCCTTCGTTTTCCAGCCGCGCGACCACGAAGTTATCGATGGGATTTTTGACGGCTGCTTTGTGTTCGACAGCGGGAACGGCCGGTTGTTGAGGCGTATCGAACGACCAATGACCCCGCCACTCGGCGCCTTGATCGATCCATTTTTTGATGGATTCAATTTGTTCCGGCTTGAGTTGTTTGGCAAAGTCCTCCGGCGGCATCTGCAGGGCAGGGTCTTTCGACGAGATGCGTTGGTACAGCTGACTTTCGCTGCTCTTGCCGGGAACGATCGCGAGTTCACCATCGCTAAGTTCACCAAAGGCCCCTTCTTGGGTGTCCAACCGCCAGTCGGTCTGCCGCTGATTGGCATCGGGACCATGGCATTCGAAGCAGATGTTGGAAAAGACTGATCGCACATCGCGATTGAAATCGACCTCCGGTTCAGCGGCCGAAAGATCGGTGGCTGCTAGCAGGCCGGCAGAGGCGGCGAGAACAAACCAAATTCCGGAGCGAGGGGTTGTGTGCATGGTCGTATCCAAAAAAATGCTCAGCAGATGGAGTACTACGCGATATCGGCCAGCCGATCAGGCAACGGAGGGCGTTTTTGGGCGGGTGACTGCGGCAGGGAATCTCGCCTGCGCAGTCGATCGACCGTGGTATTTATTATAAACGGCGATAGGGGGGATGTGAACTGCGAGCGGGAAATATCGGGGCTAATTGAACCATCGCCGGTTATAAAAGTTTCGAGCGCCAACCTTGCTTTTCGCATTGATACGCCTGAACCGTAACCGGCTCTCCTTCGCCCTCCAGGAGAATTTCGACTGGGCTGGTATATTTTCGATTGTGCCTTTTCAGGACGATCCCGGTCCGATTTTCAAATTCGCCGTCAATTATGCGGACCGTGTTTCCCTGCCTTAGCAAAGTCAGATGGTATTCTACGCCAAGCATCACTCCAAAAATGAGTGCCATTGCCACCCACATAAATAACGGACCTAGAATCACGTGAAGCGCAATCGAGATTGCAGCTTCCGTATTGGACGCGTCGTTTGGAAGTTGTCGATAAGCGCCCAATCCGCCAATCAATGCAGGCAAGCCGATGGTGATGAAAATTATCCAGATGAGTGGCGGATGTTGACTTCGCATGAGGGACTTTGTTCTACAAATACATAGTCGTTTAAATCCGTTGAGTAGGATTCAATTGAACGTGCGTATCAGAGACCTGATTCTTTCTGGTTTATTTCTCTGGCTGTCGATCTTCCCAGCGTCCGGCAAAACCGGTGTCACTCCACTCTCGTAATGTTTCAAGA from Symmachiella dynata encodes:
- a CDS encoding DUF1501 domain-containing protein → MNNLFDPHLLQTRRHFFGRTATGIGTAALASTLNPELFAAPTSATETADHGILGQPHFHAKAKRVIYLFMSGAPSQLDMYDYKPNMAEMFDKDLPDSVRKGQRITTMTSGQKRLPIAPTMFNFKQHGQSGAWVSELLPHTAKMVDDMAIIKTVNTEAINHDPAITYIQTGAQLPGRPSMGAWLSYGLGESSRNLPSFVVLHSSWSAKRDAQALYARLWGAGWLPSRFQGVSLRSQGDPVLYLSNPPGVSPDVRRNMLDTLAKLNEQQFAAVGDPEINARIAQYEMAYKMQTSVPELTDISGETQATLDMYGPDVHKPGTFAANCLLARRLAERNVRFVQVFIRGWDQHGNLPKDIRSQCGDVDQGSAALLKDLKQRGMLDDTLVIWGGEFGRTVYCQGTLTKTNYGRDHHPRCFTVWMAGGGVKPGIVYGETDDFSYNVVENPVHIHDLNATILHCLGINHERLTHRFQGRDFRLTDIHGRVVHEILA
- a CDS encoding DUF1553 domain-containing protein: MHTTPRSGIWFVLAASAGLLAATDLSAAEPEVDFNRDVRSVFSNICFECHGPDANQRQTDWRLDTQEGAFGELSDGELAIVPGKSSESQLYQRISSKDPALQMPPEDFAKQLKPEQIESIKKWIDQGAEWRGHWSFDTPQQPAVPAVEHKAAVKNPIDNFVVARLENEGLTPAPEAAKETLIRRVTFDLTGLPPTIAEVDAFLADDAPDAYEKVVDRLLASPRYGEHLGRFWLDAARYGDTHGLHLDNERSLWPYRDWVINAFNDNMPFDQFTVEQLAGDLLPEATMSQKIATGFNRCNVTTSEGGSIAEEYRVRYAVDRVETLSTVWMGMTLGCAVCHDHKFDPFTQKEFYQLFAYYNNIDENPMDGNALLPPPVMKVPTPDQMARQTELDAAIAQKKALVDGPLPEVDAAQTVWETEWSEQLRDRWQMLNPQQFTSSGGSTLSSLEDSSVLASGENPAKDDYEIITQIEMPGITAMRLEALTHESLADNGPGRAGNGNFLLTEFEAEIAPVSDPEKFQPIKFAKALADFSQADGKYFIAKAIDGDFGDDNGWAVDGGKRHEDRTAFFLPTEPFGFTGGTILKIKLKQQSKWDNHAIGRFRLSITDDGAVLPAKVADWHLAGPFEAESGKAAFETAYAPESAVDLTAKYNDDKIAWASRPKFKDGKSHRLDGTNCATYLYRTIDAPSPRRATFRLGSDDGIKMWVNGQEVLAKDVQRTVAPDQERVTVDLQQGKNEILLKVVNYGSRHEFYFDKTIENSNSEVLQITPILAKSDENRSDDEKKQLRDYFRRNSSPEWQQLSDELAKLNQERKTLVDAIPATMIMKDREEPRDCFVLERGEYTKPGEKVEMGVPASMPPLPENAPKNRLALAQWLVAPEHPLTARVTVNRYWQHFFGTGIVKTAEDFGSQGEWPSHPRLLDWLATEFIGTGWDVKRMQKLIVMSGTYRQSSNITPESHAHDPQNRLLARGPRFRLDAEMLRDNALFLSGTIVEKIGGKSVRPYQPAGIWKAVGYSGSNTVNFVRDNGDKLYRRSLYIFWKRTAPPPSMITFDAPSRESCTVRRARTNTPLQALVLLNDEQYVEAARKFAERIMTEGGTDAKSRIEFAFRAATARHPNKNEAQLFMDLLKEQLATYQQDREAAEKLLSVGEAPRNTQLNPAELAAWTIIANTILNLNETLTKG
- a CDS encoding KOW motif-containing protein, translating into MRSQHPPLIWIIFITIGLPALIGGLGAYRQLPNDASNTEAAISIALHVILGPLFMWVAMALIFGVMLGVEYHLTLLRQGNTVRIIDGEFENRTGIVLKRHNRKYTSPVEILLEGEGEPVTVQAYQCEKQGWRSKLL